Proteins from a single region of Caloramator sp. E03:
- a CDS encoding bifunctional riboflavin kinase/FAD synthetase — translation MIVVEDKIQNIKVEEDLCIALGTFDGVHIGHKKLINEAVSLSKSKGIKSAVLTFNKHPFNVLKPEYSIKLITNNKTKALIFESLGVDYVFFLDFNKEFADIEPSTFIDYLCNRFNAKAIICGYNFTFGKYGIGNKDFLKNYQLKYGYELRIIDKVTYNDINISSSLIRKKIEEGKIEDANLMLGYNLFYYGEVVKGKHLGNKLGFPTANLSIPLDLCLRNGVYMTKTYIGDKAYPSISNIGFTPTIKNNERILETHILDINSNINLYNLTIKVEFLKFLRDEKKFSNISELKGRVYKDINIAKEYFQLK, via the coding sequence ATGATAGTTGTTGAAGACAAAATACAGAACATAAAAGTTGAAGAGGATTTATGTATTGCTCTTGGAACATTTGATGGCGTTCATATTGGCCATAAAAAGCTAATAAATGAAGCTGTTTCATTATCAAAATCAAAAGGAATAAAAAGTGCTGTTTTAACTTTTAATAAGCATCCATTTAATGTTTTAAAACCAGAGTACAGTATAAAACTAATAACTAACAATAAAACAAAAGCCTTAATATTTGAATCTCTTGGTGTAGACTATGTATTTTTTTTAGATTTCAATAAAGAATTTGCAGATATAGAACCTAGCACTTTTATTGATTATTTATGCAATAGATTTAATGCAAAAGCTATTATTTGTGGATATAATTTTACATTTGGCAAGTATGGAATAGGTAACAAAGATTTCTTAAAAAATTATCAACTAAAATATGGATACGAATTAAGAATAATAGACAAAGTGACTTATAATGATATTAACATATCAAGCAGTTTAATAAGGAAAAAAATTGAAGAAGGAAAAATAGAAGATGCAAATCTAATGCTTGGCTATAATTTATTTTATTATGGTGAAGTAGTTAAAGGTAAGCATCTTGGCAATAAATTAGGTTTTCCTACTGCTAATTTAAGTATTCCATTAGATCTTTGTTTAAGAAATGGAGTATATATGACAAAAACATATATAGGAGACAAGGCTTACCCCTCCATTAGTAATATAGGATTTACACCAACAATTAAAAATAATGAAAGAATACTTGAAACCCATATTTTGGATATAAATAGTAATATAAATCTTTATAATTTAACAATCAAAGTTGAATTTTTGAAATTTCTAAGGGATGAAAAAAAATTTAGTAACATATCTGAGCTTAAAGGTAGAGTTTATAAGGATATAAATATTGCAAAGGAATATTTCCAATTAAAATAA
- the rpsO gene encoding 30S ribosomal protein S15: MDKAKKQEIIKKFERHEGDTGSPEVQIAILTERINHLTEHLKMHKKDHHSRRGLLKMVGQRRGLLNYLMKTDIEKYRYLINELGIRK, encoded by the coding sequence ATGGATAAAGCAAAAAAACAGGAAATAATTAAAAAGTTTGAAAGGCATGAAGGTGATACTGGTTCACCTGAAGTACAAATTGCAATTTTAACAGAAAGAATCAATCATTTAACTGAACATCTTAAGATGCATAAAAAAGACCATCATTCAAGAAGAGGTCTTTTAAAAATGGTTGGTCAAAGAAGAGGTTTATTAAACTATTTAATGAAGACTGATATTGAAAAATATCGTTATTTAATTAACGAACTTGGTATAAGAAAATAG
- a CDS encoding polyribonucleotide nucleotidyltransferase: protein MQQIFETTFANRLLKADIGKYALLSNGAVMISYGDTVVLVTANAAPEPKEGIDFFPLSVDYEERLYAVGKIPGGFIKREGKPTEKAILSARAIDRPLRPLFPKGYRNDVQIICTVLSVDPDNPPEILAINGASLALCISDIPFNTPVGAVLVGRIDGKFIINPSIEEREKSDLHLTVCATKERVMMIEAGADEIPEDIMYDAIMFGFEACQDIIKFQEDVTKEIGKPKVIPELYHVPEEIEKAVREYCTDKLWEALQYTDREERQNKTDEVKQEVFEHFAEIFPDAEKDVDDVMYRIMKEHVRTMILRDKRRPDGRGFEDIRPLYCEVGMLPRTHGSGLFQRGQTQVLTAATLGALGDVQVLDGLGDEESKRYMHHYNFPPYSTGEVKFLRGPGRREIGHGALAERALEPVIPSEEEFPYTIRLVSEVLSSNGSTSQASVCASTLSLMDAGVPIKRPVAGIAMGLVTNDDLTKAEVLTDIQGIEDFFGDMDFKVAGTEKGITAIQVDTKITGLPNEVIKRAIEQARRARMVILNEMLKVIPEPRKELSKYAPRIITMMIDPDKIRDVIGPGGKTINKIIAETGVKIDIEDDGRLFICAPDVENGKKAQRIIEGITKEIQVGEIYLGRVNRITSFGAFVEVLPGKEGLVHISKLANERVNKVEDVVNVGDEILVKVTDIDNQGRINLSRKDAIKKEETENKKESK, encoded by the coding sequence ATGCAACAAATTTTTGAGACTACTTTTGCCAATAGATTATTAAAGGCTGATATAGGCAAGTATGCTCTACTTTCTAATGGAGCAGTAATGATAAGCTATGGCGATACAGTAGTCCTTGTTACTGCAAATGCAGCCCCAGAACCAAAAGAAGGGATTGATTTTTTCCCACTTAGTGTTGACTACGAAGAAAGGCTTTATGCTGTTGGTAAGATACCAGGAGGTTTTATAAAAAGAGAAGGAAAACCAACCGAAAAAGCAATATTATCAGCAAGGGCTATTGATAGACCGCTTAGGCCTTTATTCCCAAAAGGGTACAGAAATGATGTGCAAATAATTTGTACAGTATTATCAGTAGATCCTGATAATCCTCCTGAGATTCTTGCAATAAATGGAGCATCCCTTGCATTATGTATTTCTGATATTCCTTTTAATACACCAGTAGGAGCTGTTTTAGTTGGAAGAATAGATGGTAAATTTATAATTAACCCTTCTATTGAGGAGAGGGAAAAAAGCGATCTTCATCTTACTGTATGTGCAACAAAGGAAAGAGTTATGATGATAGAAGCTGGGGCTGATGAGATTCCAGAAGATATAATGTATGACGCAATAATGTTTGGATTTGAAGCTTGTCAGGATATCATTAAATTTCAGGAAGATGTTACAAAAGAAATAGGAAAGCCTAAAGTTATACCAGAGCTTTATCATGTTCCAGAGGAAATAGAAAAGGCAGTTAGAGAATATTGTACTGATAAGCTTTGGGAAGCACTTCAGTATACAGATAGAGAAGAAAGACAAAATAAAACCGATGAAGTAAAACAAGAAGTATTTGAACACTTTGCAGAGATTTTCCCAGATGCAGAAAAAGACGTAGATGATGTTATGTACAGAATAATGAAAGAACATGTTAGAACAATGATATTAAGGGATAAAAGGAGACCTGATGGAAGAGGATTTGAAGATATTAGACCTCTTTATTGTGAAGTTGGAATGCTACCAAGGACCCACGGTTCAGGTTTATTCCAAAGAGGTCAAACTCAAGTATTAACAGCAGCAACTCTTGGTGCATTAGGAGATGTTCAGGTACTTGATGGGCTTGGAGATGAAGAGTCTAAAAGATATATGCATCATTATAACTTCCCTCCATACTCTACTGGAGAAGTTAAATTCTTAAGAGGTCCTGGAAGAAGAGAAATCGGGCATGGAGCACTTGCAGAAAGAGCTTTAGAGCCTGTAATACCATCAGAAGAAGAGTTTCCATACACTATAAGACTTGTATCAGAGGTTTTAAGTTCTAATGGTTCAACATCTCAAGCCAGCGTATGTGCAAGTACTCTTTCTCTTATGGACGCAGGAGTTCCAATTAAGAGGCCAGTTGCTGGAATAGCCATGGGGCTTGTAACAAACGATGATCTTACAAAAGCTGAGGTTCTAACTGACATACAAGGTATAGAAGATTTCTTTGGAGACATGGATTTTAAAGTTGCAGGTACTGAAAAAGGTATTACTGCAATACAAGTAGATACAAAAATAACTGGTTTACCAAATGAGGTTATAAAAAGGGCTATAGAACAAGCTAGAAGAGCAAGAATGGTTATATTAAATGAAATGCTAAAAGTAATACCAGAACCAAGAAAAGAACTTTCAAAATATGCTCCAAGAATAATAACAATGATGATAGATCCTGATAAGATAAGAGATGTAATTGGGCCTGGAGGAAAAACAATAAATAAGATAATTGCTGAAACAGGTGTTAAGATTGACATTGAAGATGATGGAAGGTTGTTTATATGTGCACCTGATGTAGAAAATGGTAAAAAGGCTCAAAGAATAATTGAAGGCATTACAAAAGAAATACAAGTGGGAGAAATATATCTTGGTAGAGTTAATAGAATAACAAGTTTTGGTGCCTTTGTTGAAGTCCTCCCAGGAAAAGAGGGACTTGTACATATTTCAAAACTTGCTAATGAGAGGGTAAATAAAGTTGAAGATGTAGTAAACGTAGGAGACGAAATACTTGTTAAAGTAACAGATATAGATAATCAAGGACGTATTAATCTTTCAAGAAAAGATGCAATCAAGAAAGAAGAAACAGAAAACAAAAAAGAAAGCAAATAA
- a CDS encoding M16 family metallopeptidase: MFKRYILNSNIRVITEYIPYVNSISIGIWIGSGSRYENTINNGVSHFIEHILFKGTKNRTAKQIASEIEELGGQINAFTGKEATCFYIKMLDEHYDIGIDVLSDMLLNPKFAQIDIEKEKSVIQEEINMYEDSPEDLVSDILSIATWGEDPLSYPILGTNTTIKELNKEKIINYFNETYVPENIVISITGNFEEDKLIKKLNETFGTMHNKNKLNLSLSYPKIKKDLIVKNKDIEQIHVALTLNGIELGNDKLYTLLAINNYFGGGTSSKLFQKLREEEGYVYTIYSFPSVYKNVGTFNIYFALNEQYINSAMELILHEINEILKHRMSKNDITKAKEQLKGNYILGLESMSSRMFSMGKSELMLGKVFEPKEILNKIDMITINDVDEVLDIVFKEGILSAAAVGRNIDEYKLEKALGGRI; encoded by the coding sequence ATGTTCAAAAGATATATATTAAATAGCAATATAAGAGTAATAACTGAGTATATTCCTTATGTAAACTCAATAAGTATTGGAATTTGGATTGGAAGTGGTTCACGTTATGAAAACACAATCAATAATGGAGTATCTCATTTTATAGAACATATATTATTTAAAGGTACAAAAAATCGTACTGCAAAACAAATAGCCAGCGAAATTGAAGAACTTGGTGGACAAATTAACGCTTTTACAGGTAAAGAGGCTACTTGTTTTTATATTAAGATGCTTGATGAACATTATGACATTGGAATTGATGTATTAAGTGATATGCTTTTAAATCCTAAGTTTGCTCAGATAGACATAGAAAAAGAAAAAAGTGTTATTCAAGAAGAAATAAATATGTATGAAGATTCTCCTGAAGATCTTGTTTCTGATATTCTTTCAATTGCAACATGGGGAGAAGATCCTTTATCTTATCCTATTCTTGGTACTAACACAACAATAAAGGAATTAAATAAAGAAAAAATAATAAACTATTTTAATGAAACTTATGTACCAGAAAATATTGTTATATCAATAACTGGTAACTTTGAAGAGGATAAATTAATTAAAAAACTTAATGAAACATTTGGTACAATGCATAATAAAAATAAATTAAATCTTTCTTTATCTTATCCTAAGATAAAAAAAGATTTAATTGTTAAAAACAAAGATATTGAACAAATCCATGTTGCATTAACTTTAAATGGAATAGAACTTGGAAATGATAAGCTTTACACTCTACTTGCCATAAATAATTATTTTGGAGGAGGAACAAGCTCTAAATTATTTCAAAAATTAAGGGAAGAAGAAGGATATGTATATACCATATATTCATTTCCTTCTGTTTACAAAAATGTAGGAACATTTAATATATATTTTGCTTTAAACGAACAATATATTAATAGTGCCATGGAACTTATACTACATGAAATAAATGAAATACTAAAACATAGAATGAGTAAAAATGATATAACAAAGGCAAAGGAACAATTAAAAGGAAACTATATTTTAGGCCTTGAAAGCATGTCAAGCAGAATGTTTAGTATGGGAAAGTCAGAGCTTATGTTAGGTAAAGTGTTTGAACCAAAAGAAATATTAAATAAAATAGATATGATTACAATTAACGATGTTGATGAAGTATTAGATATTGTTTTTAAGGAAGGTATACTTTCAGCAGCTGCCGTTGGGCGCAACATAGATGAATATAAACTAGAAAAGGCTTTAGGAGGAAGGATATGA
- the dut gene encoding dUTP diphosphatase, whose translation MKLYIKRLENAKDLPIPKFMTSGSAGMDLYANVAEPVIINPSEIKMIPTGIAIALPKYYEAQIRPRSGLAIKYGISFVNTPGTIDSDYRGEINVIMINFGSEPFKINRGDRIAQMVINKIEVPEIIEVNELDKTERDKGGFGSTGL comes from the coding sequence ATGAAGCTTTATATAAAAAGGCTTGAAAATGCCAAGGATTTACCTATTCCAAAGTTTATGACATCGGGTTCTGCTGGAATGGATCTTTATGCAAATGTAGCTGAACCTGTAATTATAAACCCAAGCGAGATAAAAATGATACCAACGGGTATAGCAATTGCTCTTCCAAAATATTATGAAGCACAAATAAGACCTCGTAGTGGATTAGCAATAAAATATGGTATATCATTTGTTAACACTCCTGGAACAATCGATAGTGATTATAGGGGTGAAATAAATGTGATTATGATAAATTTTGGTAGTGAGCCCTTTAAAATAAACAGAGGTGACAGAATAGCTCAAATGGTAATTAATAAAATAGAAGTACCTGAAATAATTGAGGTTAATGAGCTTGATAAAACTGAAAGAGATAAAGGTGGTTTTGGATCAACAGGTCTATAA
- a CDS encoding YlmC/YmxH family sporulation protein yields the protein MSKKLSELVNLEIINVFNGDKYGYLGDSEIVFDRTNGNIIGIQVNKGKGSLFAFKDNTMIELPWEDMMKVCEKTIIFDHKI from the coding sequence ATGAGCAAAAAGTTATCAGAATTAGTTAATCTTGAAATTATTAATGTATTTAATGGAGATAAATATGGATATTTAGGAGATAGTGAAATTGTTTTTGATAGAACAAACGGAAATATAATAGGTATACAAGTTAATAAAGGAAAAGGTTCACTTTTTGCATTTAAAGATAATACAATGATTGAACTACCATGGGAAGATATGATGAAAGTATGTGAGAAAACAATAATTTTTGATCACAAAATATAA